In the Halorubrum ruber genome, TCTTCGTCCTCGCCGGCCTCTCGATCTGGTTCGTCACGCTGAAGGGCGGGTGGCGCACTGAGCCCGAGGGCGACGAGCCGGCGTAGCGGATCGAAACGCGGTCTCACGGACCGCTCCTCGTCTTTCTCCCGGAACACGGTTCCCGACAGAAGCAGTTATTACCCTTCGGCGACAATAATGCGTATGAATTCCAATACTGTATCGAGCGAGGCCGAGACGGCAGACGGCGGATCGTCCGGCGCGAACCGCCCGGTCTCGCTGTCGGACGAGGACGACCTCGACGCCTTCGTCGCCGACGCGGACGTCGCGCTCGTGGAGTTCTACACGGACGGCTGCGGCATCTGCGCGAGCATGGAGCCGGTGATCGGAAACGTGGCCCGCGGCGCCGACGCCGATCTGGCGGTCGGCACCGTGAACCCCCGCGACGACCCGCCGTTGGTCGAGCGGTTCGACGTGCGGAGCGTCCCGCTGTTCGTCCTCTTCGTCGACGGTGAGCCGGTCGCGCGCCGCGCCGAGGGGTTCATCCCGGGCGACGAGCTGACGGCGTGGATCGACGAACACGCGGCCTGAGCGAGAGCGATTCGTCGGTTCGAGATCGTCTCGAGAGTTCGGTGTGGCGACGACGACCACCGAAGTCCCGGCCACTCGGCCGTACGACGATTCTATTTATAAACGATGGTGTCATAGAAGTCTTCTCACACCTACACAGGAATCGCTTAGTACAGGTGGTGCAATTACCAACGACGCCCAGCTCAAGTGAATCACCGGAACAAGGACAAATAGTCAAAAAGCCTATTATCACTACTATGTGGTTTCGGGTATGTCGTTGAAGCGGCGAGCCATTCTCTTGGGCGGTGCGGCAACGGTCGGATTCGGGGCTCTTGGTTACTATGAGATAACGAGGTGCGACGAGGTCGCCTGTTTTTCTTTTGAGTTTCAGGGTGCTGACCATGTGGCTGATAGATTAGATGTTCAGCATACGGGTGGCCAGGAGAGCCTGCAAGCGGGTGATGTGTACTTCCGCGAGGTTGTTGTTGATTGGGAGTCCCGAGAGACAGACACCATCGCATGGTCTGAGTTAGATGATGAGATGGAGCCAAGCGACACGATTGATGGCGATGAAATACGGCTCCAACTCTTGTGGGAAACGAACGTTGTGGAAATCCTATGGCGGCAGGAGGGTGAGGAGACACTCATCGGAGCATGGGTTGACGAAGACGATGATGCTAGATAGGCACTCTTCAGCGACTGCCCGTTTCAGACGAGAATATGTCTGAAGAATAGGATTTCAACAGAGCCGATTAAACCCATCTGCACGGTTCCTAACTCATATCGTACCCCCTTGAGAGAGGGTGACCTGTCTGGTAGTGCTACGTTCTTGGCCACTTGTAATGACAAGTAAGTACGCGTCATAACATATATGCCTCTCCACGTCGAACATCAATGTATGAGCGGATCAAGCTACGACAAGACGATTCAGTTCCGTGCCGGAGCCGAAAAAGAGGCCGCGGAGCTCCTCGATGAGATCCACATCGGTGGCGTCAACGTGAGCGAACTCGCCCGCGTCGGCCTGGTCGAAATGCTCCGACAGTCATTGGATGAACAGGACAAGATTGC is a window encoding:
- a CDS encoding thioredoxin family protein; amino-acid sequence: MNSNTVSSEAETADGGSSGANRPVSLSDEDDLDAFVADADVALVEFYTDGCGICASMEPVIGNVARGADADLAVGTVNPRDDPPLVERFDVRSVPLFVLFVDGEPVARRAEGFIPGDELTAWIDEHAA